Proteins from a genomic interval of Chroococcidiopsis thermalis PCC 7203:
- a CDS encoding competence/damage-inducible protein A, protein MSAEIICVGTELLLGDILNTNAQFLAQQLANLGIPHYYQTVVGDNPARIKHAIQVALERTSTQDNSTQVLIFTGGLGPTPDDLTHETLADFFGVPLAEHQEIIEDITRKYAARGRKMSPSNRKQAILPQGAAVLPNPGGTAPGILWQPRPGVAILTFPGVPSEMQQMWQETAVPYLKTLGYGREIIYSQTLKFWGIAEAALAEKAAAFLNLPNPTVAPYASQGEVKLRVSAKATSPETAQQIIAPVARQLQEIGDLNYFGSDEETLASAVGKLLTAAGETLSVAESCTGGGLGQMLTDIPGSSRYFWGGVISYDNAVKISVLGVNPDDLSQFGAVSAIVAEQMAAGVRSRLGTTWGLSITGIAGPDGGTASKPVGLVYIGLAGADGKVQSFENHFGTGRDRALIRHISACTALDLLRRLLKAREQRGEEGCS, encoded by the coding sequence ATGAGTGCCGAAATCATTTGTGTTGGAACTGAATTACTGCTGGGCGATATTCTCAACACCAACGCGCAGTTTTTAGCTCAGCAATTAGCAAATCTAGGAATTCCTCATTACTATCAAACTGTAGTGGGAGATAATCCTGCAAGAATCAAACATGCGATTCAAGTTGCTCTAGAACGAACATCAACTCAGGATAACTCGACTCAAGTTCTCATTTTTACAGGCGGTTTAGGTCCTACGCCTGACGATCTGACCCACGAAACTTTAGCCGATTTCTTTGGCGTACCGCTGGCAGAACACCAAGAAATTATTGAAGACATTACTCGCAAATATGCTGCACGCGGGCGAAAAATGTCTCCTAGCAATCGCAAGCAAGCCATACTACCTCAAGGTGCGGCAGTTTTACCCAATCCAGGTGGAACCGCCCCAGGTATTCTCTGGCAACCGCGCCCTGGGGTGGCAATTCTCACCTTTCCTGGCGTACCGTCAGAAATGCAGCAGATGTGGCAAGAAACCGCCGTCCCTTACCTTAAGACTCTTGGTTACGGTCGAGAAATTATTTACAGCCAAACTTTGAAATTTTGGGGGATTGCCGAAGCAGCTTTAGCAGAAAAAGCAGCAGCCTTTCTCAATCTGCCTAACCCTACCGTAGCTCCTTATGCCAGCCAAGGAGAAGTAAAGTTGCGTGTCTCAGCGAAAGCAACTTCTCCAGAAACAGCCCAGCAAATTATTGCTCCAGTGGCTCGACAATTGCAGGAAATTGGAGACTTAAATTATTTCGGTTCTGACGAAGAAACTTTAGCCTCGGCAGTCGGTAAATTGTTAACTGCGGCGGGAGAAACTCTCAGTGTGGCGGAATCCTGCACGGGTGGTGGCTTGGGTCAGATGCTCACGGACATACCAGGTAGTTCTAGATATTTCTGGGGGGGAGTTATCTCCTACGACAACGCAGTAAAAATTTCTGTTTTGGGCGTTAATCCTGATGATTTGAGTCAATTTGGCGCTGTCAGCGCGATCGTCGCCGAACAAATGGCAGCAGGAGTGCGATCGCGTCTCGGTACGACTTGGGGTTTGAGCATCACGGGAATTGCCGGACCCGATGGTGGTACGGCAAGCAAACCGGTTGGCTTAGTGTACATCGGTTTGGCGGGAGCCGATGGCAAGGTTCAAAGTTTTGAAAATCATTTCGGAACTGGACGCGATCGCGCTCTGATTCGCCATATCAGCGCCTGCACCGCTCTCGATCTCTTGCGCCGCCTACTAAAAGCTAGGGAGCAGAGGGGAGAAGAGGGCTGCTCTTGA
- the aroQ gene encoding type II 3-dehydroquinate dehydratase: MGLAGVSSHSSLIRILVLHGPNLNLLGAREPGIYGSVTLAEIDSMLVAEGNQLQAEVKAMQSNHEGVLVDAIQAAKSEYQGIVINAGAYTHTSVALRDAIAAVKMPTVEVHLSNIYQRESFRHHSYIAGVAIGQISGFGVQSYRLGLHALIHHIRHSN; encoded by the coding sequence ATGGGCTTAGCTGGCGTGTCTTCTCATTCGTCACTTATTAGGATACTCGTGCTGCATGGACCGAATTTGAACCTGCTGGGAGCAAGAGAACCAGGAATTTACGGTTCAGTGACGTTAGCTGAGATCGACAGCATGTTAGTGGCAGAAGGGAATCAACTGCAAGCAGAAGTGAAGGCGATGCAGTCTAACCATGAAGGCGTGCTAGTGGATGCGATCCAAGCAGCTAAGTCAGAATACCAGGGAATTGTGATTAATGCGGGTGCTTATACCCATACAAGCGTGGCGCTGCGAGATGCGATCGCTGCGGTAAAAATGCCCACAGTAGAAGTTCATTTAAGTAATATTTATCAACGAGAATCTTTTCGCCATCACTCCTATATTGCAGGTGTAGCAATCGGGCAAATTAGTGGCTTTGGCGTACAGAGTTATCGCTTAGGTTTACACGCCTTGATTCACCATATCAGGCACTCCAATTAA
- a CDS encoding ADP-ribosylglycohydrolase family protein, giving the protein MSYSIHSRFRGTMLGMAVGEVANHPKLKAILSERAIDNSSQSGLLDSVLQGIKTLIALGKFDYEAWHKFMTKELTGNPIASPLTTLPISVFFHENELKLRQNLQLALVAIDRDEPESRDGTLAIGQAIAIALQAKSNPIEIISQAIAFVGTSPTATAAKLSQVKELLDERAGLERAIAQLGQPHELSSQIALAFFCYLSTPADFRLTVQRAAISDRSGVTSAIAGALSGAYNGVASIPVTQALAIGVTNQAEVLRLCDVLVAVWSGVYQQSDRATTNNQIVAIAAPKIVRRR; this is encoded by the coding sequence ATGAGTTACTCGATTCATAGTCGATTTCGCGGCACGATGCTGGGAATGGCAGTTGGCGAAGTCGCAAACCACCCTAAACTTAAGGCGATATTATCTGAAAGGGCAATCGATAACTCATCCCAATCGGGGTTGCTTGACTCAGTATTGCAAGGAATAAAGACTTTGATCGCGCTCGGTAAGTTCGATTACGAAGCATGGCACAAATTCATGACAAAAGAGTTGACTGGTAATCCAATCGCTTCACCTTTAACAACTCTTCCCATATCAGTATTTTTTCATGAGAATGAGTTGAAGCTGCGGCAAAATTTGCAACTGGCGCTAGTCGCGATCGATCGGGATGAGCCAGAAAGCCGAGATGGAACCTTAGCAATAGGACAAGCAATCGCCATTGCTTTACAAGCAAAATCGAACCCAATCGAGATAATTTCCCAAGCAATTGCTTTTGTAGGAACATCCCCAACTGCAACAGCTGCAAAACTCTCACAAGTCAAAGAGCTACTGGACGAACGAGCAGGATTGGAAAGAGCGATTGCTCAGTTAGGACAACCCCATGAATTGAGCAGTCAAATCGCTTTGGCGTTTTTTTGCTACCTGAGTACTCCAGCAGACTTTCGCTTGACCGTTCAAAGAGCAGCAATAAGCGATCGCTCTGGCGTGACGAGCGCGATCGCGGGTGCGCTTTCAGGAGCTTACAATGGCGTGGCAAGCATTCCAGTTACTCAAGCACTAGCAATAGGGGTGACAAATCAGGCTGAAGTGCTAAGATTGTGTGATGTACTAGTCGCAGTGTGGTCGGGAGTCTATCAGCAGAGCGATCGAGCTACTACCAACAATCAAATAGTTGCAATTGCTGCCCCTAAAATCGTGCGGAGGCGCTGA
- a CDS encoding HD family phosphohydrolase — MKKRTLFELLDLQLKKWWQLLPNQQQLTRKVCQAQPGVKAKKPPKVRRERTSALLILAVVLLTIMLGHRFANQPRLDEGTIAPETIRAPKAAQIVDTKTTAQNRQIAWRKAEPILVIDSTVNQKIWQKLQTNLTQGERLRQLAGNFPFTTTTNLSTAAQIYLRSCPDSQWQKVLAFLRDAQSRERQQNAATTNFASVKIEGFENEAMAQAARELNAYRLKTAKSHQFSMLMAKLSQVRQQYAQALSQLAQLQKATPPTLYESSWLDLSDPIWSKTVAGIRATTQRILAQGVYRGISSDTLQTAVNLQVRSHVPPQMEPLATQMLLTVLEPNLKEDEAQTKLAAAEAVAKIAPQMLNLERGEVIVRKGETIDHAAFITLDYFGLSRRGIGWSGLSKFGGIVSVAVGIFVWIAWKFERQKLRQRDCVLILLLALSTPLLLRLNLRYINLPAVGLLLGSFYGFPIGGTVVGLLGLLVPVGMDISGKSLLTGLAGGMLASWMAGWMRSREELALIGVAVSVTQGLAYLLGKVVLSAIGTDSVWNWYDVALQAGLFSLAGIVWSAIAIGISPYLEHFFDLVTPIRLAELANPNRPLLKRLATEAPGTFQHTLFVSTLAEAAARVLGCNVELVRTGTLYHDIGKLHDPLAFIENQMGGVNKHDEINDPWESAAIIRKHVTEGLVMARKCRLPMAIQAFIPEHQGTMAIAYFYHQAQQIARQDHSITVDERDFCYAGPAPQSRETALVMLADSCEAALRTLPAAGKSGGKEPTREEALAMVQKILRSRWQDNQLVDSGLTRADMDTIAETFVNIWQQFHHKRIAYPKRKE, encoded by the coding sequence ATGAAAAAGCGCACGCTATTTGAATTGCTCGACCTGCAACTCAAGAAGTGGTGGCAATTGCTACCAAACCAGCAGCAATTAACTCGTAAAGTATGCCAAGCTCAACCAGGAGTTAAAGCTAAAAAACCTCCTAAAGTGCGCAGAGAACGCACCTCTGCGCTCCTGATACTGGCAGTGGTATTGCTGACCATAATGTTGGGACATCGCTTTGCCAACCAACCTCGGCTAGATGAAGGCACGATCGCACCAGAGACAATTCGCGCCCCTAAAGCAGCTCAAATTGTCGATACGAAAACTACAGCCCAAAACCGCCAAATTGCATGGAGAAAAGCAGAGCCAATCTTAGTCATTGACTCGACAGTAAATCAAAAAATTTGGCAAAAGTTACAAACTAACTTGACACAGGGAGAGCGACTGCGGCAGCTAGCAGGAAATTTTCCATTTACAACCACAACCAACTTATCTACAGCAGCACAAATTTATCTACGCAGCTGCCCAGATTCTCAGTGGCAGAAAGTTTTAGCCTTTTTACGAGACGCGCAAAGTCGAGAACGCCAGCAAAATGCCGCGACAACGAACTTTGCTTCGGTTAAAATCGAAGGATTTGAAAATGAGGCAATGGCTCAAGCAGCAAGGGAACTGAATGCCTATCGCTTGAAAACAGCGAAATCTCACCAGTTCTCGATGTTAATGGCAAAGCTATCTCAAGTTCGCCAGCAATACGCTCAAGCTTTATCGCAACTGGCACAATTACAAAAAGCAACTCCGCCAACTCTTTACGAATCTTCCTGGTTGGATTTATCCGATCCTATTTGGTCGAAGACAGTTGCAGGTATCCGCGCCACTACACAACGCATTCTCGCCCAAGGAGTTTATCGAGGTATATCATCCGATACTTTGCAAACAGCGGTGAACTTACAAGTGCGATCGCATGTACCACCGCAGATGGAACCTCTAGCAACCCAAATGCTGTTAACCGTCCTCGAACCAAATCTCAAGGAAGACGAGGCACAAACAAAACTAGCAGCAGCTGAAGCGGTTGCAAAAATTGCCCCCCAAATGCTGAATCTAGAGCGAGGCGAGGTCATAGTCAGAAAAGGCGAAACGATCGACCATGCTGCATTTATTACTCTCGACTATTTCGGTCTGTCGCGACGCGGGATCGGTTGGTCGGGGCTATCAAAATTTGGTGGGATCGTTAGTGTAGCCGTTGGTATTTTTGTCTGGATTGCCTGGAAATTCGAGCGGCAGAAACTGCGACAGCGTGACTGTGTTTTGATTTTGTTATTAGCTTTGAGTACTCCGCTACTCTTAAGGCTGAATTTACGGTATATTAACTTACCTGCTGTAGGACTGTTACTAGGTAGCTTCTACGGCTTCCCAATTGGTGGCACAGTTGTAGGGTTGTTGGGGCTGCTCGTACCTGTAGGAATGGATATTAGTGGTAAGTCTTTGTTAACAGGCTTAGCTGGCGGAATGCTAGCTAGTTGGATGGCTGGGTGGATGCGATCGCGAGAAGAGTTAGCTCTAATCGGAGTCGCGGTTAGTGTAACGCAAGGATTAGCGTACCTGTTAGGGAAAGTCGTCCTCAGTGCGATCGGGACTGATTCAGTATGGAATTGGTACGATGTTGCCCTTCAAGCTGGCTTATTTAGCCTTGCAGGGATTGTCTGGAGCGCGATCGCGATCGGCATTAGCCCCTATTTAGAGCATTTTTTCGATCTAGTTACCCCAATTCGGCTAGCAGAACTTGCCAACCCCAACCGACCGTTATTAAAGCGTTTGGCAACGGAAGCCCCCGGAACGTTCCAACACACGCTGTTTGTCTCCACTCTGGCAGAGGCAGCGGCGAGGGTATTGGGATGCAACGTCGAATTGGTGCGGACGGGAACTTTATATCACGATATTGGCAAACTCCACGATCCCCTCGCTTTTATTGAGAATCAGATGGGTGGGGTCAATAAACACGATGAAATTAACGATCCTTGGGAGAGTGCGGCAATTATTAGAAAGCACGTGACTGAAGGGTTAGTCATGGCACGCAAGTGTCGTTTACCAATGGCAATCCAAGCCTTTATTCCCGAACATCAAGGCACGATGGCGATCGCCTATTTTTACCACCAAGCGCAGCAGATCGCACGACAAGACCATAGCATTACAGTAGACGAAAGGGATTTTTGTTACGCGGGTCCAGCGCCCCAGTCGCGAGAAACAGCCTTGGTGATGCTGGCAGATTCCTGTGAAGCAGCTTTACGCACTCTGCCAGCAGCCGGCAAATCAGGCGGAAAAGAACCGACGCGAGAGGAAGCCCTAGCAATGGTACAAAAAATTCTGCGATCGCGCTGGCAAGACAATCAATTAGTTGATTCTGGACTAACGCGGGCGGACATGGATACAATTGCTGAAACCTTTGTCAACATTTGGCAACAGTTTCATCACAAGCGGATTGCTTATCCAAAGAGGAAGGAGTAA
- a CDS encoding putative 2-dehydropantoate 2-reductase gives MESYPDRHNCHSERSYAMLGTGALGGYYGGCLQKAGLDVHFLLRSDYNHVSQSGLVIESTDGDFTLSQVNAYQDVKDMPRCDVVAIALKTTQNHLLPDLLLPVLKDDGVVLVLQNGLGIEDAVAEIVGSHRVIGGMCFVCANKVAPGHIRHLDYKAISLGEYTADYHPAGITARMRQIATDFESAGIPIDLSEDLLLARWQKLVWNIPYNGLSVILNARTDELMANASTRALVEELMAEVVAGAARFDRHISSSFVQNMLDRTAKMKPYKTSMKIDYDLQRPLEVEAIVGSPLRLAEAAGTNLPQIRTLYRQLKFLDRKNQG, from the coding sequence ATGGAGTCGTATCCCGATCGCCATAATTGTCATAGCGAACGCAGTTACGCCATGTTAGGAACGGGGGCATTGGGTGGTTATTATGGTGGTTGTCTACAAAAGGCTGGTTTAGATGTCCATTTTTTGCTTCGCAGCGATTACAACCATGTTTCTCAATCTGGTTTAGTTATTGAGTCAACTGACGGGGACTTTACCCTATCCCAAGTCAATGCTTACCAAGACGTGAAGGATATGCCGCGTTGCGATGTAGTGGCGATCGCGCTAAAAACGACGCAGAATCATCTACTACCCGATCTATTACTTCCAGTTCTGAAAGACGATGGCGTAGTTTTGGTATTGCAAAATGGTTTGGGCATAGAAGACGCGGTAGCTGAAATTGTCGGTTCTCATCGAGTTATCGGTGGTATGTGTTTTGTCTGCGCTAATAAAGTTGCCCCAGGACATATTCGCCATTTAGATTACAAGGCGATCTCCCTGGGAGAATATACTGCTGACTACCATCCAGCGGGAATTACGGCAAGAATGCGGCAAATTGCCACTGATTTTGAATCGGCTGGCATTCCCATTGACTTATCAGAAGATTTGCTCTTAGCACGTTGGCAAAAATTGGTATGGAATATTCCCTATAATGGGCTATCTGTCATACTTAATGCTCGAACCGATGAGTTGATGGCAAATGCATCCACTCGGGCTTTAGTCGAAGAGTTGATGGCGGAAGTGGTAGCGGGTGCAGCTAGGTTCGATCGCCATATTTCCAGTAGTTTTGTCCAAAACATGCTCGATCGCACTGCCAAAATGAAGCCCTATAAAACTAGTATGAAAATTGACTATGATTTGCAGCGTCCTTTGGAAGTTGAAGCGATCGTTGGCAGTCCATTACGTCTAGCTGAGGCTGCTGGGACAAATTTACCTCAAATTCGCACTTTGTATCGGCAGTTGAAGTTTTTAGATAGAAAAAATCAGGGGTAG
- a CDS encoding ion channel has translation MTKAKRRLPRKPIISIVRQNGRLNVQGINKWYYYWRDPYHLLITMPWSWFLGIVASGYILLNSLFALAYLLQPGSIANARPGNFWDAFFFSIQTMATIGYGVMNPQTDYANVLVAIESWVGLLGVAMGTGIAFARFSRPTARVVFSRVAVVTAYDEIPTLMFRVANKRRNQIIEAQIRVVLVRDEMNAEGQFMRRLYDLPLVRANNPIFILSWTVMHPIDEYSPFYGATLADLEAAETMLVVTLTGIDETVSQMIHARHTYIASEMLWHHRFADILFQKSDGQRYIDYNHFHEVMPVSSQREETNGVVSRSP, from the coding sequence ATGACAAAAGCAAAGCGTCGTCTCCCCCGTAAACCAATTATTTCGATTGTGAGGCAGAATGGACGGTTAAACGTTCAGGGGATTAATAAATGGTATTACTACTGGCGCGATCCATACCATTTGTTGATTACTATGCCTTGGTCTTGGTTCTTAGGTATCGTAGCTTCTGGATACATATTACTCAATTCTTTGTTTGCTCTTGCCTATTTATTACAACCAGGTAGCATAGCTAACGCTCGACCTGGCAATTTCTGGGATGCTTTCTTTTTCAGCATTCAAACAATGGCAACTATTGGCTATGGCGTGATGAATCCGCAAACTGACTACGCTAATGTCCTAGTGGCGATCGAATCTTGGGTGGGTTTATTGGGCGTAGCTATGGGAACGGGAATCGCTTTTGCTCGTTTCTCTCGTCCTACGGCGCGAGTGGTTTTTAGTCGAGTGGCTGTGGTCACGGCTTATGATGAGATTCCAACTTTGATGTTTCGCGTGGCGAATAAGCGTCGCAACCAAATTATTGAAGCGCAGATTAGAGTTGTACTGGTACGAGACGAAATGAATGCTGAGGGGCAGTTTATGCGCCGATTGTATGACCTGCCTTTAGTACGTGCTAATAACCCAATTTTTATTCTCTCTTGGACGGTGATGCATCCGATTGACGAGTACAGCCCTTTTTACGGCGCTACTTTAGCAGATCTAGAAGCAGCAGAGACAATGTTGGTGGTGACGCTGACTGGCATTGATGAGACTGTATCTCAGATGATACATGCTCGTCATACATACATTGCTTCAGAGATGTTGTGGCATCATCGATTTGCTGATATTTTATTCCAGAAGTCTGACGGGCAACGCTATATCGATTACAACCACTTTCATGAGGTAATGCCCGTTTCTAGCCAGAGGGAAGAAACAAATGGAGTCGTATCCCGATCGCCATAA
- a CDS encoding YihY/virulence factor BrkB family protein: protein MRIKTIISLLRETFTEWNEDKASRLAAALAYYTVFSLAPMLIIAIAIAGAVFGEEAARGEIVTQIQGLVGRDGAKFIETAIEGASKPKAGTIASLISIAVLLFGASGLFAQLQDSLNTIWEVQPKPGRGVIGILRDRFLSFTMVLGVGFLLLVSLVLSAGLSGLVNFLGSLLPGIGALLQIANFVLSFAVTTLLFGLIYKVLPDVKIAWSDVWSGAIVTSLLFSIGRFALGLYLGNSSFGSTYGAAGSVVIILVWVYYAAQILFFGAEFTQVYARRYGSRIVPTKNAIPLTEKNRDEQGMRTDRDRRRRKTR from the coding sequence GTGAGAATTAAGACAATTATTAGTTTGTTGCGAGAGACATTTACTGAATGGAACGAAGATAAAGCTTCGCGACTAGCCGCAGCATTGGCATATTACACGGTATTTTCCCTCGCCCCGATGTTGATTATTGCGATCGCGATTGCTGGAGCAGTTTTTGGTGAAGAAGCAGCCAGAGGCGAAATTGTGACGCAGATTCAAGGTTTGGTAGGTAGGGACGGGGCAAAATTTATTGAAACGGCAATAGAAGGCGCTAGTAAACCTAAAGCAGGAACCATTGCCTCCCTGATTAGTATTGCTGTCTTACTATTTGGCGCTTCTGGTTTATTCGCTCAGTTACAAGACTCTTTAAATACGATTTGGGAAGTTCAGCCGAAACCAGGACGAGGTGTAATCGGCATCTTGCGCGATCGCTTTTTGTCATTCACGATGGTACTCGGTGTAGGCTTTTTGCTACTCGTTTCCCTGGTTTTAAGTGCAGGTTTATCAGGATTAGTCAATTTTTTGGGCAGCTTGCTACCAGGAATCGGGGCATTGTTACAGATAGCTAACTTCGTCCTCTCTTTTGCCGTGACGACACTACTATTCGGACTGATTTACAAAGTCTTGCCAGATGTCAAAATTGCCTGGAGCGATGTTTGGAGCGGCGCGATCGTTACTTCGCTGCTATTCTCAATTGGTAGGTTTGCTTTGGGACTGTATCTAGGAAACAGTAGTTTTGGTTCTACCTACGGCGCGGCAGGTTCAGTCGTCATTATCTTAGTTTGGGTTTACTATGCTGCCCAAATCCTCTTTTTCGGTGCAGAATTTACTCAAGTTTATGCTAGAAGATATGGTTCTCGCATCGTACCAACAAAAAATGCCATACCGCTAACGGAAAAAAACCGTGACGAGCAAGGAATGAGAACAGATCGCGATCGTCGTCGCCGGAAAACGAGATAG
- a CDS encoding DUF2795 domain-containing protein, with product MAKVNPIQLQKHLKGMEYPASKQDIVDYAKQQGADDNAIAILEQLPEEEYETPTDVNKAVGEVQ from the coding sequence ATGGCTAAAGTTAATCCTATCCAGCTGCAAAAGCATCTCAAGGGTATGGAATATCCTGCTTCTAAGCAAGATATTGTGGACTATGCCAAACAACAAGGCGCAGATGATAATGCGATCGCTATTTTAGAACAGTTACCAGAAGAAGAATATGAAACTCCTACTGATGTCAATAAAGCAGTAGGAGAAGTGCAATAG
- a CDS encoding glycosyltransferase family 4 protein, whose product MSRIAFIAGTYLPESDSVSDYTARLHTSLRDRGVESIVLTTYYAAEAAYDPHALGVVHGWQWVDLKALVKAVWDSGADAVHIQYHPQIYGHQPAILLLPLLLRLSGWRSPIVTTVHEYGNWEWQRGLLSRFSGWLHQYTWWDREGGFLLTLSNATIAIAPEAKTLIQAKLPNIERRLWHVPKVPNVQASETDSSAARQILRQTCNWHEDTFVITYLGFLHSGKELATLLLAFKQVLTTQPQARLLVMDRKDSPKSTIQDDNTYLTQLQTTIDALELHSFVHFTGYLDEEIVSRYLAGSDIGVLDRDVSLNNSSLMSLLSYGLPAIATYMPSYLPDTHPLLLVPPHDVAALTTILIELIDCPEKRRQQAKASRAFSENFTWQNITQQHLEIYQGLFDL is encoded by the coding sequence ATGAGCCGCATTGCTTTCATTGCTGGTACGTACTTACCAGAAAGCGATAGTGTTTCAGACTACACTGCTCGCCTACATACTTCCCTCCGCGATCGCGGTGTGGAATCTATTGTACTGACAACTTACTACGCGGCAGAAGCGGCTTACGATCCTCATGCGTTAGGAGTCGTACATGGATGGCAGTGGGTCGATCTAAAGGCTTTGGTCAAAGCAGTATGGGATAGTGGTGCGGATGCCGTACACATTCAGTACCATCCGCAAATTTACGGTCATCAGCCCGCAATCTTGTTACTACCGTTGTTATTGCGTTTATCTGGGTGGCGATCGCCCATCGTGACGACAGTACACGAGTATGGTAATTGGGAGTGGCAACGAGGATTGCTATCTCGATTTTCGGGTTGGTTGCACCAGTATACGTGGTGGGATCGAGAAGGGGGATTTTTGCTAACGTTAAGCAACGCTACAATTGCGATCGCGCCGGAAGCAAAAACCTTAATTCAAGCGAAATTACCTAATATAGAGCGTCGTTTGTGGCACGTTCCCAAAGTTCCTAACGTACAAGCCAGCGAAACGGACAGTAGTGCAGCACGCCAGATTTTACGACAAACTTGCAATTGGCATGAAGATACGTTCGTCATTACCTATTTAGGCTTTCTCCATTCTGGGAAGGAGTTAGCGACTTTACTACTAGCTTTTAAACAGGTTCTCACAACTCAGCCTCAAGCAAGGCTGCTGGTGATGGATAGGAAAGATAGCCCAAAATCAACGATTCAAGACGATAATACATACTTAACACAACTGCAAACAACGATTGACGCACTCGAATTACATTCGTTCGTCCATTTCACAGGATATTTGGACGAGGAAATTGTGTCTCGCTATCTCGCAGGATCGGATATCGGAGTGTTAGATCGCGATGTGAGTCTCAATAATAGTTCTTTGATGTCGCTTTTATCTTACGGTTTACCAGCGATCGCCACTTATATGCCGTCGTATTTACCAGATACGCATCCATTATTACTTGTCCCGCCGCATGATGTTGCTGCCCTGACAACTATATTAATAGAACTGATCGATTGCCCCGAAAAACGAAGACAACAGGCTAAAGCCAGTCGAGCTTTTAGCGAAAATTTTACCTGGCAAAATATTACTCAGCAGCACTTAGAAATTTATCAAGGTTTATTCGATCTTTAG
- a CDS encoding GDP-L-fucose synthase family protein, which yields MTALDLNNKRILVTGGAGFLGRQVIDQLCQAGADKNKITVTRSRDCDLRVLENCQRAVDQQDIIIHLAAHVGGIGLNQAKPAELFYDNLMMGAQLIHSAYQAGVEKFVCVGTICAYPKFTPVPFKEDDLWNGYPEETNAPYGIAKKALLVQLQAYRQQYDFNGIYLLPVNLYGPEDNFDPKSSHVIPALIRKVHEAQLRGDKQIPVWGDGTPTREFLYSEDAARGIVMGTQFYNDPEPVNLGTGEEISIRDLIHLICELMEYDGEIIWQTDKPNGQPRRCLDTERAKQAYGFVTQVGFRQGLTNTIDWYRKHGA from the coding sequence ATGACCGCCTTAGATTTAAACAACAAACGCATTCTCGTGACTGGTGGTGCTGGGTTCTTAGGTCGTCAGGTAATAGACCAACTATGTCAAGCTGGTGCAGATAAAAATAAGATTACCGTAACGCGATCGCGCGATTGCGATTTACGAGTCTTAGAAAACTGCCAGCGTGCGGTTGACCAGCAAGATATTATTATTCATCTGGCTGCCCACGTTGGCGGTATTGGGCTGAATCAAGCTAAACCTGCCGAGCTATTTTACGATAACTTGATGATGGGGGCGCAACTGATCCACTCGGCTTATCAAGCAGGAGTGGAAAAGTTTGTCTGTGTCGGTACGATCTGTGCCTACCCTAAATTTACACCAGTTCCATTCAAAGAAGATGACCTCTGGAATGGCTACCCAGAGGAAACCAACGCCCCCTATGGCATTGCCAAAAAAGCCCTATTAGTACAATTGCAAGCTTATCGCCAACAGTACGACTTTAATGGTATCTATCTCTTGCCAGTCAACTTATACGGTCCTGAAGATAACTTCGACCCTAAGAGTTCCCACGTCATCCCAGCTTTGATCCGCAAAGTGCATGAAGCTCAACTACGGGGAGACAAGCAAATTCCTGTTTGGGGTGATGGTACTCCCACCCGCGAATTTCTCTACTCAGAAGATGCAGCACGAGGAATTGTCATGGGGACTCAGTTTTATAACGACCCCGAACCTGTTAATTTGGGAACGGGCGAGGAAATTTCAATTCGCGACTTGATTCATTTAATTTGCGAATTAATGGAATATGACGGGGAAATTATTTGGCAAACCGATAAGCCCAACGGTCAACCCCGTCGCTGTTTAGATACCGAAAGGGCAAAACAAGCCTATGGTTTTGTGACTCAAGTAGGTTTCAGACAGGGATTGACCAATACGATTGATTGGTATCGAAAGCACGGAGCATAA